AACTTGAACCAGAGCATGCGGTGGATCTGTCTCTGGGAGGCTATTCTGTTGACGACGAAATACTTTATCAGGCGAATTTCATCTATCGGTATTCACGGTGGAATACATCAGTAGGGCCGGACGTGTGGCGGCCGTTGCAATTCGGTTTCTTTTTAGTATATGCCCTTAACTCTGACAGATACTTTATTGAGTCGCCCGACAAATATCCTTATCCAGAGTATTATGATTTTACAGCTTTGCGCTATGGGTTTGAGTTCGGAACCACTTACACGTTTATGCGTACACATATTGGCTTGGCCTACCATTTGCGAATTTTTGATAATGGCGCGATTGCCGTTTTTAACAACAGCAATCGCGATCTTCAGTACTACATTTCCTCGGGAGTTTCCGTTCAGTATCTATTCTGATATGATTAGATTCTTTATCGCCTTTCATATAATGAAATAATTTTGCTCACGTCATAAAAATAGAGTTTATCGTCCTTAAGGCCCGCGGAAACTAAAGTAGATCCATCGGGTGAAACTTCCAAGGCTGTTGGTTGAGCACCGCCCACCAGAGTAAATACGATTTTCCCGTTTCTGGTGTCGATGATATCAATTTTTCCTTTTATGCGCGGATCGACTTTACTGTCATCCTTGTAACTAGTGGTGCGCGAAGAGACATACAGATAGCGATTGTCTTGGGGATCCAACACAATGGTATTCGGATGCGCAAGGTCCCACTTTTTTCCGGGGAAGTTGGGGTGATCTGTCGGATAGTCCTCCAAGATTAAAATCTTTTTCAGACCTTCTGAAGTGTTGAACGGAACAAAAAGTTTGTTCCAGACTTGAGATGGAAGAACCGGTGTAGCCATGGGCGCGACCTTCGAGATTTCTTGCATCAGTTTATCCATGTCTATTCGCGAAACAGCATTTCCGCGCATGTGGCTGAAGTAGGCAAGTCGACCGTTCTTCGTCACCACGACATGCCGTAAGTTTACCGCACGACCGGCGGTGGACTCTTCTATAGGTGAAAGTTCCGCAATTTGTTTGTGGTTGACGGCATCCACAATGATCAAGCTGCCTGTTTCCGTGGCTAAGATCAAAGCGTACTTTCCGTCAGGAGTAAAAGTGATCCCGCGGGGCGCAATAAGATACTTTTTGATGCTGGGGTTGGTAAAACTGGTTTGCAGGCGTATCTTTCTAATGAAGTGACTGCTCCCGTCCAGGTTGCCATCGTTCTTCAAGTTAGAAACATCAATGACGCTGACGTCGTCGGAAAAATAATTGGCAACATACAGTATCTGTTCATGTGGTTTGTCTGACAGTAAAGGGCGCGCGGCGATGATTTTAGAGCCTTCTCCTTTTGTTGGAATGTATTTGATAATATTTTGGGACTTGGTATCCACCACACTAAGCAGGCCGCCACTTTGAAATATCTCGGCGGTTTTGCCGCCCTCAGCCCGAGAGATAAACGCAAAGCGACCATCGATAGAGAAGTCCACCTCGGTATTGGCGAAAATGCCATCCACGGGGCCCGCTGGTGTCACCACGGTTTTTGCCAGGGTTTGCTTCTTAAGGTCGAAGATGGAGGCAGTCGGGACTCTTCTCTTTTTGGCGGGATCGATTTTCCCACACATTTCAGCGACGTACAGAAAGCTCCCTGAGTTGTCTGCTTTCATTCCCTTGGGCATACAGCCGGTCTCCGCTGTCTTTACCAAAAAATCTTTTGAAAAAAACGGAACGAGGTCCTGGGGGCCCGCATGAGCGATCCATCCTGCGGTGATAAAATAAAAAAAAGTACCTAGAAGAATCATAGTTCTGCTCCTTTAAAATTTGAGAAATCCTATCAAGTGAGTCGCGTCGTGGGAGTGGGGGCCGTTGGAAAACAAAGGCCAGCGATGCCTTTCGATTTGACCTCAGGTATTTAGCGGGAAAGACTTGCCTTAAAAAAAAAGCCTTTGTTTATCGTGCCTACTTTTAAAGCACAGCTCAGAGCGGCTGTGAAAAAAGGACACGGCTGAAACTTCTGGAAGAATGATTCACCGCGCGAGTGAAAGAAGGCGAGGCTTTTTTGAGAGAGGTCTACGATTTAACACCTTTAAAGCTGCCCCTGGTTCCAAAGAGCTCTGAAGTTTTGCCAGTTAATAGAAAACTTACTGTAATTTCATTAAATTAACGCGCCACGCTATTATTTAGAT
This portion of the Bdellovibrio sp. ArHS genome encodes:
- a CDS encoding beta-propeller fold lactonase family protein encodes the protein MILLGTFFYFITAGWIAHAGPQDLVPFFSKDFLVKTAETGCMPKGMKADNSGSFLYVAEMCGKIDPAKKRRVPTASIFDLKKQTLAKTVVTPAGPVDGIFANTEVDFSIDGRFAFISRAEGGKTAEIFQSGGLLSVVDTKSQNIIKYIPTKGEGSKIIAARPLLSDKPHEQILYVANYFSDDVSVIDVSNLKNDGNLDGSSHFIRKIRLQTSFTNPSIKKYLIAPRGITFTPDGKYALILATETGSLIIVDAVNHKQIAELSPIEESTAGRAVNLRHVVVTKNGRLAYFSHMRGNAVSRIDMDKLMQEISKVAPMATPVLPSQVWNKLFVPFNTSEGLKKILILEDYPTDHPNFPGKKWDLAHPNTIVLDPQDNRYLYVSSRTTSYKDDSKVDPRIKGKIDIIDTRNGKIVFTLVGGAQPTALEVSPDGSTLVSAGLKDDKLYFYDVSKIISLYERR